The Hymenobacter oligotrophus genome has a window encoding:
- the xrtX gene encoding exosortase X: protein MQSPNPNSQQLIRFALSGAALYLLWFFGYELWLKPAGKLDEALSLNLAQVSAAVLRAVSIPAAAAGRLVLVAGKPAVWVGNPCNGQVLYALFAGFILAFPGGGWRRKLPFMALGMAAIYVLNIVRVGALTLNHLYSRGTVDFNHHYTFTFVVYSCIFLLWMWWVRRFAPSQVPGHA, encoded by the coding sequence ATGCAGAGCCCGAACCCCAATTCGCAGCAGCTCATTCGCTTTGCGCTTTCGGGCGCGGCGCTTTACCTGCTGTGGTTTTTCGGCTACGAGCTGTGGCTGAAGCCCGCCGGTAAGCTCGACGAGGCCTTGTCGCTGAACCTGGCCCAGGTAAGCGCCGCCGTGCTGCGGGCTGTAAGCATACCGGCCGCCGCCGCCGGCCGCTTGGTGCTGGTGGCCGGCAAGCCCGCCGTGTGGGTGGGCAATCCTTGCAACGGGCAAGTGCTGTACGCCTTGTTTGCGGGTTTTATACTGGCTTTTCCGGGGGGCGGCTGGCGGCGCAAGCTGCCTTTTATGGCGCTGGGCATGGCGGCTATTTACGTGCTCAACATTGTGCGGGTGGGCGCCCTCACCCTCAACCACTTGTACTCGCGCGGCACCGTCGATTTTAACCACCACTACACGTTTACGTTTGTGGTGTACAGCTGCATTTTTCTGCTCTGGATGTGGTGGGTGCGCCGGTTTGCCCCGTCGCAGGTGCCCGGCCATGCGTAG
- a CDS encoding XrtX-associated membrane protein translates to MRSAPLPRPARVGVALLLAAGLFWAGTHDATAVTAMAKCWARAAETLGMRGAFWHEQPTLLPGSTSLPAKFTYGAAYSFACLLLLLALTPGRTWRLCAAFYGGLFLVSAALVLLGKAAGSTSALFALGRPVIDLTLNPLPVIVLAPLMHWLHPAAGKPRA, encoded by the coding sequence ATGCGTAGCGCGCCCCTGCCGCGCCCGGCGCGGGTTGGCGTGGCGCTGTTGCTGGCAGCGGGGCTGTTTTGGGCCGGCACCCACGATGCTACAGCCGTAACGGCAATGGCCAAATGTTGGGCCCGCGCGGCCGAAACCCTAGGTATGCGGGGCGCCTTCTGGCACGAGCAGCCCACGTTGTTGCCGGGCTCCACCAGCCTGCCGGCCAAGTTTACCTACGGCGCGGCCTACAGCTTTGCGTGCCTGCTCCTGCTGTTGGCCCTAACGCCCGGCCGCACCTGGCGCCTGTGTGCTGCCTTTTACGGTGGCCTGTTTTTGGTAAGCGCGGCGCTGGTGCTGCTGGGCAAGGCAGCCGGCAGCACCAGCGCGCTTTTCGCCTTGGGCCGCCCCGTCATCGACCTGACGCTAAACCCCTTGCCTGTTATCGTGCTGGCGCCCCTTATGCATTGGCTGCACCCGGCGGCGGGCAAGCCACGGGCTTAA
- a CDS encoding LytR/AlgR family response regulator transcription factor — translation MPNAPARLRCLIIDDNEINRLTLEHFVEMTESLELVASLPDAVQALNLLRAGAQVDLLLLDIEMPQLSGLDLVRVLPEPQPQVILVTSHANFAVDAFELQVLDYLVKPVEYGRFSKAVNRAVEQQQAAVAAAATPSSVEANDSTLFVKTNNKLLRLNFDEVLFIEAMSTYSVLVTPKQKHIVYITLKALEERLPFAHFMRVHRSYMVNMQRVESVQDNMLQLGNHEVPIGKSYQEEFYERLRSL, via the coding sequence ATGCCCAACGCACCTGCTCGTCTTCGTTGCCTTATCATCGACGACAACGAAATCAACCGGCTCACCCTCGAGCACTTTGTCGAGATGACCGAATCGCTGGAGCTGGTGGCTTCGTTGCCCGATGCGGTGCAAGCCCTCAACCTGTTGCGGGCAGGTGCGCAGGTAGATTTGCTGTTGCTGGACATTGAAATGCCCCAGCTTAGCGGCCTCGATCTGGTGCGGGTGCTGCCCGAGCCGCAGCCGCAGGTAATTCTGGTAACCAGTCACGCCAATTTCGCCGTCGATGCATTTGAGCTACAGGTGCTCGATTACCTCGTGAAGCCCGTGGAGTACGGCCGCTTCAGCAAGGCCGTAAACCGCGCGGTCGAGCAACAACAGGCCGCCGTTGCGGCCGCCGCCACGCCTTCGAGCGTAGAGGCCAACGACTCGACGCTGTTCGTTAAAACGAACAACAAGCTGCTGCGCCTCAATTTCGACGAGGTGTTGTTTATCGAGGCCATGTCGACGTACTCGGTGCTGGTTACGCCCAAGCAGAAGCACATCGTGTACATTACCCTCAAGGCTTTGGAAGAACGCCTGCCGTTTGCGCACTTTATGCGCGTGCATCGCTCCTACATGGTAAACATGCAGCGCGTGGAGTCGGTGCAGGACAACATGCTGCAGCTAGGTAACCACGAGGTGCCCATTGGCAAGTCCTACCAAGAGGAGTTTTATGAGCGGCTCCGCAGCCTCTAA
- a CDS encoding PAS domain-containing sensor histidine kinase, whose protein sequence is MNSSESFPNSIQSPDADLRASLAQAEARIRELELRARIPDHNPNPILQVNDAGYFLYSNAAGWNLWNSLTLDEKRYVAARLRAVVQQVLREQRPIEQQVEALGRQYTLCGSPVQPEGYVNLYFVDITERHRAEQQLAQERLFYSHILDELPVEVVTLDADRRYIYANPQAVPSAEARQWLMGRTVMDYCTQFGYPTELAEHRHRMFDKAVAERGVVVWEDETPTQNGRAFHNRFFKAIAHPDGSFYMMLGFGLDNTAQREAELKLAEQREFYESILNHLPADVAVLNAQRRYLFVNPGAIKNPEVRRWIVGKTDFEYCAYRQRPVQMAESRRQLFEQAKNSGQRVAFEEQVVQPDGRTEYAQRHYQPVYDQHGELQMMIGYGSDNTEQRVAEEKLRLSEAELREQQGFVQQVLDTSPSLIYVRNANGQVEFSNRAMRQLAESSKERQALTQDPTTVQAQEQAHYAAADQYVLQTKEELMREDSFTLPSGEVRWFQTIKRPLLRPDGSLQVLGVSTDITDLKRATEAAHAAARARENFLANMSHEIRTPLNGVLGYANLLAKTQLDAQQTEQLSVIRKSGQHLLALVNDVLDMAKITSGKLEFEQTPFNLCDSMGGAVQGLALQAAQKGLTFLAQPLKLTCPYPWVIGDPHRLNQILINLVANAVKFTQQGSVSVAGRLVSETDETLTAEFSVSDTGPGIPPDRLERIFEDFTQAYADTTRNFGGTGLGLSISRALVEQLGGTMRVESELGRGSTFAFTVTLPKTRAAAPPLPEPAAAAPLTNTLAGKRVLLVEDNEINRNIARMLLEEWGVQVDEAADGFQALALFEQNPYDVVLMDIQMPGMNGMEATAAMRAHADAAKAQVPVLALTANAFRSDNERYLAAGMNDTLAKPFDEAELFEKLENLIQRPPRSYDLTRLREMARGKEAFVHRIIQSFLDNMPESVAQMQTAAAAADWVAVAGLVHHIKPSLSSLGVQQVDEAVRLLEAARETTVFGAHEQRVYQDAVQHLVAVVAQVLNELPAELPTA, encoded by the coding sequence ATGAACTCCTCCGAAAGCTTCCCCAATTCTATACAAAGCCCGGATGCCGATTTGCGGGCGTCGTTGGCCCAGGCCGAGGCCCGCATTCGCGAATTAGAACTGCGAGCACGCATTCCCGATCATAATCCGAACCCAATTCTGCAGGTAAATGATGCGGGGTACTTTTTGTACAGCAACGCAGCCGGGTGGAACCTCTGGAACTCGCTCACGCTCGACGAAAAGCGCTACGTAGCCGCCCGTTTGCGCGCCGTGGTGCAGCAGGTACTGCGCGAGCAGCGGCCAATTGAGCAGCAAGTGGAGGCCCTAGGTCGCCAGTACACGCTGTGCGGCTCGCCGGTGCAGCCCGAGGGTTACGTCAATCTATACTTCGTCGACATCACCGAGCGCCATCGCGCCGAGCAACAGCTGGCGCAGGAGCGGCTGTTTTACAGCCACATCCTCGACGAGCTACCCGTAGAGGTAGTAACGCTCGACGCCGACCGCCGCTACATTTACGCCAACCCGCAGGCTGTGCCAAGCGCCGAGGCCCGGCAATGGCTGATGGGCCGCACGGTAATGGATTACTGCACGCAGTTTGGCTACCCCACCGAGCTGGCCGAGCACCGGCACCGCATGTTCGATAAAGCCGTAGCGGAGCGCGGCGTGGTGGTGTGGGAAGACGAAACACCTACCCAAAACGGCCGCGCCTTTCACAACCGGTTTTTCAAGGCCATTGCGCACCCCGATGGCAGCTTTTACATGATGTTGGGCTTTGGGCTCGACAACACGGCCCAGCGCGAAGCCGAGCTGAAACTGGCCGAGCAGCGCGAGTTTTACGAGTCGATTCTCAACCATTTGCCTGCCGACGTGGCCGTGCTCAATGCCCAGCGTCGCTACCTGTTCGTAAACCCCGGCGCTATCAAAAACCCGGAGGTGCGCCGTTGGATAGTGGGCAAAACCGACTTCGAATACTGCGCCTACCGGCAGCGCCCGGTGCAAATGGCAGAAAGCCGTCGGCAACTGTTTGAGCAAGCCAAAAACAGCGGCCAGCGCGTTGCTTTTGAGGAGCAAGTGGTGCAGCCCGACGGCCGCACCGAGTACGCGCAGCGCCATTACCAGCCCGTGTACGACCAGCACGGGGAGCTGCAAATGATGATAGGGTACGGAAGCGACAACACCGAGCAACGCGTAGCCGAGGAAAAGCTGCGCCTAAGCGAGGCCGAGCTGCGCGAGCAGCAAGGGTTTGTTCAGCAAGTGCTCGATACTTCGCCGAGCCTGATTTACGTGCGCAACGCCAACGGCCAGGTCGAGTTCAGCAACCGCGCCATGCGGCAACTAGCGGAAAGCTCGAAGGAGCGGCAGGCGCTAACGCAAGACCCCACCACGGTGCAGGCGCAAGAGCAAGCGCACTACGCGGCCGCCGATCAGTACGTGCTGCAAACCAAAGAGGAGTTGATGCGCGAGGACTCGTTTACGCTGCCTTCGGGCGAGGTGCGCTGGTTCCAGACCATCAAGCGGCCCTTGCTGCGCCCCGACGGCAGCTTGCAGGTGCTGGGGGTAAGCACCGATATAACCGACCTGAAGCGTGCTACCGAGGCCGCCCACGCCGCGGCCCGCGCCCGCGAGAATTTTCTGGCCAACATGAGCCACGAAATACGCACCCCGCTAAATGGGGTGTTGGGCTATGCTAACCTGCTGGCCAAAACTCAGCTCGACGCCCAGCAAACCGAGCAGCTGAGCGTGATTCGTAAATCGGGGCAGCATTTGCTGGCCTTGGTAAACGACGTGCTCGATATGGCCAAAATCACCTCGGGCAAACTGGAATTCGAACAAACTCCCTTCAACCTCTGCGATTCGATGGGTGGGGCGGTGCAGGGCTTGGCGCTGCAGGCGGCCCAAAAGGGGCTTACGTTTTTGGCGCAGCCGCTTAAGCTTACGTGCCCGTATCCGTGGGTTATCGGCGACCCGCACCGCCTCAACCAAATTCTGATCAACCTGGTAGCAAACGCCGTGAAGTTTACGCAGCAGGGCAGCGTATCGGTGGCGGGGCGTTTGGTGTCGGAAACCGACGAGACCCTGACGGCGGAGTTCAGCGTGAGCGACACGGGCCCTGGCATTCCGCCCGACCGCCTGGAGCGCATTTTTGAGGACTTTACCCAAGCCTACGCCGATACTACCCGCAACTTTGGGGGCACGGGCCTAGGTCTGAGCATCAGCAGGGCCTTGGTGGAGCAGTTGGGCGGTACTATGCGCGTTGAGAGCGAGCTAGGGCGCGGTAGCACGTTTGCCTTCACGGTAACGCTGCCGAAAACCCGCGCGGCCGCCCCGCCGCTGCCGGAGCCGGCCGCCGCGGCGCCGCTAACCAATACATTGGCGGGCAAGCGCGTATTGCTGGTAGAGGACAACGAAATCAACCGCAACATTGCGCGCATGCTGCTGGAAGAGTGGGGCGTGCAGGTGGATGAAGCCGCCGACGGGTTCCAGGCACTGGCGTTGTTCGAGCAAAACCCCTACGACGTGGTGCTGATGGATATTCAGATGCCGGGCATGAACGGCATGGAGGCCACGGCGGCCATGCGCGCCCACGCCGACGCGGCCAAGGCCCAGGTGCCGGTGCTGGCGCTTACGGCTAACGCCTTCCGCTCCGACAACGAGCGGTACCTAGCCGCGGGCATGAACGATACGCTGGCCAAGCCATTCGACGAAGCCGAGCTATTTGAGAAGCTGGAAAACCTTATTCAGCGGCCCCCACGCAGCTACGACCTCACGCGCCTGCGCGAAATGGCGCGCGGCAAAGAGGCATTTGTGCACCGCATTATCCAGTCGTTTCTCGACAACATGCCGGAAAGCGTGGCGCAGATGCAAACTGCCGCCGCTGCCGCCGATTGGGTAGCTGTGGCCGGGCTGGTGCACCACATCAAGCCGTCGTTGTCGTCGTTGGGCGTGCAGCAGGTAGATGAGGCTGTGCGCCTGCTCGAAGCGGCCCGCGAGACCACCGTTTTTGGAGCCCACGAACAGCGCGTTTACCAGGATGCCGTGCAGCACTTGGTGGCGGTGGTAGCGCAGGTGTTAAACGAGTTGCCCGCCGAGTTGCCCACCGCCTAG
- the mutS gene encoding DNA mismatch repair protein MutS, whose amino-acid sequence MRKPAPGAPAPVVDTPLMKQYYALKQQHPGALLLFRVGDFYETFGDDAVTSARILDITLTKRGAGTSSEVALAGFPHHALDTYLPKLVRAGQRVAICDQLEDPKQAKGLVKRGITELVTPGVSLHDNVLERRANNYLAAVHFGKNHQAGIAFLDISTGEFLVAQGDAGYLGKLLQNFAPAEVLHCKQQRQHFETHFGPDLCTYALDEWVFGFDYAHDSLTRHFRTTSLKGYGIDTLHEGIIAAGCIMHYLAETKHTDIGHINGIGRLEEDKYVWLDRFTVRNLELLSAQHLGGVPLIEVLDQTLTPMGARLLRKWVVLPLKEPAQIQRRLDTVQALHEQPELLEAIRDQLRQIYDLERLISKVAVRRVNPRELTQLSRALEALGPVRELLQASGVRALQKLADQLNPCDALRQEIQAKLRPDAPVLTNQGNLITDGVDKELDELRAIAYTGKDYLLQLQQREQRNTGIGSLKVAYNKVFGYYLEVTNAHKDKVPTSWIRKQTLVNAERYITEELKTYEEKILHAEERLFVIEQRIYDELVLTAGEYITQIQQNARTVAVLDCLGSFAATARQHRYVRPVVDDSAVLDIRQGRHPVIERQLPPGEQYIPNDIRLDRDDQQIIVITGPNMAGKSALLRQTALIVLLAQIGSFVPAQAAHVGVIDKVFTRVGASDNLSKGESTFMVEMTETASILNNLSDRSLVLMDEIGRGTSTYDGISIAWAIVEHLHNHPKARGKTLFATHYHELNQLAEQCERVRNYNVAVKEADGRILFLRKLQEGGSEHSFGIHVARMAGMPPAVVLRANEIMHHLEQERAQVSTDEPVAADELLPVEAEVTIAVNGQATRQPQARPAAAVATAPRPTLQLSMFEPADPALEHIREQLQHLDVNTLTPIEALLKLNELKLALSR is encoded by the coding sequence ATGCGTAAACCAGCCCCCGGCGCGCCGGCCCCCGTGGTCGATACGCCCCTGATGAAGCAGTACTACGCCCTAAAGCAGCAGCACCCCGGCGCGCTGTTGCTTTTCCGCGTGGGCGACTTCTACGAGACCTTCGGCGACGACGCGGTTACCAGCGCCCGCATCCTCGATATTACGCTTACCAAGCGCGGCGCCGGCACTTCTTCCGAGGTAGCCTTGGCCGGATTTCCGCACCACGCCCTCGATACCTACTTGCCCAAACTGGTGCGCGCCGGCCAGCGCGTGGCCATCTGCGACCAGCTCGAAGACCCCAAACAGGCCAAAGGCTTGGTAAAGCGCGGCATCACGGAGCTGGTTACGCCCGGCGTAAGCCTGCACGACAACGTGCTGGAGCGCCGCGCCAATAATTACCTGGCGGCCGTGCACTTCGGCAAAAACCACCAAGCCGGCATTGCATTCCTCGACATCAGCACCGGCGAGTTCCTGGTAGCGCAAGGCGACGCCGGCTACCTAGGGAAACTGCTGCAAAACTTTGCCCCGGCCGAGGTGCTGCACTGCAAGCAGCAGCGCCAGCACTTCGAAACGCATTTCGGGCCCGACCTCTGCACCTACGCCCTCGATGAGTGGGTATTCGGCTTCGATTACGCCCACGATTCGCTCACGCGCCACTTCCGTACCACCTCGCTCAAAGGCTACGGCATCGATACGCTGCACGAAGGCATTATCGCGGCTGGGTGCATTATGCACTATTTGGCCGAAACCAAGCACACCGACATCGGCCACATCAACGGCATCGGGCGCCTGGAGGAAGACAAGTACGTGTGGCTCGACCGTTTCACGGTACGCAACCTCGAGCTGCTGTCGGCGCAGCACCTAGGGGGCGTGCCGCTGATTGAGGTGCTCGACCAAACCCTGACGCCCATGGGCGCCCGCCTGCTGCGCAAGTGGGTGGTGCTGCCCCTGAAAGAGCCCGCCCAAATTCAGCGCCGCCTCGATACCGTGCAGGCCCTGCACGAGCAGCCCGAATTGCTGGAGGCCATCCGCGACCAGCTGCGCCAGATTTACGACCTAGAGCGCCTAATTTCGAAGGTTGCCGTGCGCCGCGTGAACCCGCGCGAGCTAACGCAGCTGAGCCGGGCGCTGGAGGCCCTAGGTCCGGTGCGCGAGCTGCTGCAAGCCAGCGGGGTGCGGGCCTTACAAAAGCTGGCCGATCAGCTGAACCCCTGCGACGCGCTGCGCCAAGAAATACAAGCCAAGCTGCGGCCCGATGCGCCAGTACTCACCAATCAGGGCAACCTGATTACCGACGGCGTGGACAAGGAGCTCGACGAGCTGCGCGCCATTGCCTACACCGGTAAGGATTACCTGTTGCAGCTGCAGCAGCGCGAGCAGCGCAACACCGGCATCGGCTCGCTGAAGGTGGCCTATAACAAGGTGTTCGGTTACTACCTGGAGGTTACCAACGCGCACAAAGACAAAGTGCCCACCTCCTGGATTCGGAAGCAGACCTTGGTAAATGCTGAGCGCTACATTACCGAGGAACTGAAAACCTACGAGGAAAAGATTTTGCACGCCGAGGAGCGCTTGTTCGTAATTGAACAGCGCATTTACGACGAGTTGGTGCTAACGGCGGGCGAGTACATCACCCAAATTCAGCAGAACGCCCGCACCGTGGCCGTGCTCGACTGCCTAGGTTCGTTTGCGGCCACGGCCCGCCAGCACCGCTACGTGCGCCCCGTCGTCGACGACTCGGCCGTGCTTGACATTCGGCAGGGGCGCCACCCCGTAATTGAACGGCAGTTGCCGCCTGGCGAGCAGTACATCCCCAACGACATCCGCCTCGACCGCGACGACCAGCAAATTATCGTGATTACCGGGCCCAACATGGCCGGTAAATCGGCATTGCTGCGCCAAACCGCGCTCATTGTGTTGCTGGCCCAAATCGGCTCGTTTGTGCCGGCACAGGCCGCGCACGTGGGTGTAATCGACAAGGTGTTTACCCGCGTGGGAGCTTCGGATAACCTCTCGAAAGGGGAGAGCACATTTATGGTGGAAATGACCGAAACGGCGTCTATCCTCAACAACCTCTCCGACCGTTCGTTGGTGCTGATGGACGAAATCGGCCGCGGTACCAGCACCTACGATGGCATCAGCATTGCCTGGGCCATTGTGGAGCACTTGCACAACCACCCCAAAGCCCGCGGCAAAACCCTGTTCGCCACCCACTACCACGAGCTCAACCAACTGGCCGAGCAGTGCGAGCGGGTGCGCAACTACAACGTGGCCGTGAAGGAAGCCGACGGACGCATTCTGTTTTTGCGCAAGCTGCAGGAGGGCGGCTCCGAGCACTCGTTTGGCATACACGTAGCCCGCATGGCTGGCATGCCGCCCGCCGTGGTATTGCGCGCCAACGAAATCATGCACCATTTGGAGCAGGAACGCGCCCAAGTAAGCACCGACGAACCCGTTGCTGCCGACGAGCTGCTGCCCGTGGAGGCCGAGGTTACCATTGCCGTAAATGGCCAAGCCACTCGGCAGCCCCAGGCCCGCCCGGCTGCGGCCGTGGCTACTGCACCTAGGCCCACGCTGCAGCTTAGCATGTTCGAGCCCGCCGACCCCGCCCTCGAGCACATTCGCGAGCAGCTGCAGCACCTCGACGTGAATACGCTCACGCCTATTGAAGCATTGCTGAAGCTAAACGAGTTGAAACTAGCGCTGAGCCGCTAA
- a CDS encoding RNA methyltransferase — protein MRKLTIHELNRLTVEDFKNTEKFPLCVVLDNVRSLHNVGAAFRTCDAFAVSKLWLGGITGRPPHREITKTALGSTESVPWEHAPDVPALVERLRQQGWQVVAVEQTTGSVPLPQFQPAPNKPLALVFGNEVFGVDDAVLQHCDAAVEIPQFGTKHSLNVSVTVGVMVWDVLSKWGLTTAS, from the coding sequence ATGCGAAAACTAACCATTCACGAACTGAACCGGCTTACGGTCGAGGATTTCAAAAATACAGAGAAATTCCCGCTCTGCGTGGTACTCGATAACGTGCGCAGCCTGCACAATGTGGGCGCCGCTTTCCGCACCTGCGATGCCTTTGCCGTGAGCAAACTGTGGCTGGGCGGCATCACGGGCCGGCCCCCGCACCGCGAGATTACCAAAACCGCCCTAGGCTCAACGGAATCGGTGCCGTGGGAGCACGCGCCCGACGTGCCGGCCCTGGTGGAGCGCCTGCGCCAGCAGGGCTGGCAGGTAGTGGCCGTAGAGCAAACCACCGGCTCGGTGCCGCTGCCGCAGTTTCAGCCCGCGCCCAACAAGCCCTTGGCGTTGGTGTTCGGCAACGAGGTATTCGGGGTTGACGATGCCGTGCTGCAGCACTGCGACGCGGCCGTGGAAATTCCGCAGTTCGGCACTAAACACTCGCTCAACGTGTCGGTAACGGTGGGCGTGATGGTATGGGATGTGCTCAGCAAATGGGGCCTTACCACCGCTTCGTAA